From the Yoonia rosea genome, the window CAAGGTTCAACAGCGCACGGTCGCCCTGCTCTGTCTCATCACGTTGCACAATATCGGCCTTCATTTGACAGGACCGCGTCACGGCGCGCACACGCGCATCCATATCGCCCGCAGCCAGCGCTGGCCCTTCGGCCTCAAGCCAGTCAAAAAACGCCGCATCGCCCAAAAGCCCGTATTTGACGACCTCACCGTAGCCCGCCAGAAAATCGCGCGAAGGCAGCGTTGCCAGCAAAGCGGTATCGGCCAGCACAAGGCTGGGCTGATGAAAGGCCCCAATCAGGTTCTTGCCACTGGGGGAATTAATGCCGGTCTTGCCCCCGACCGAGCTATCCACCTGCGCCAAAAGCGAGGTCGGAATTTGCACAAAGCGCACACCGCGCCGCAGGATTGCCGCCGCAAAGCCCGCCAGATCACCGATCACGCCACCGCCGAAGGCCACCACAACATCGCCGCGCTCGACCTTCTGGGCCAACAACCATTCCACAGAGCGTTCCAGTTGCGCCCAGCATTTTGTCGCCTCGCCTGGCGGCAGGGCCAGCGCCTCGCTCGTCAGACCGGCGTCTGCCAACGACGTTTGCAACTGCGCCAGATGCAGTCCCGCGACATTCTCATCCGTCAGAATACAG encodes:
- the aroB gene encoding 3-dehydroquinate synthase, translating into MTATVHVDLPGRAYDILIGPGVLSQAGTRIAQMGGRRHVCILTDENVAGLHLAQLQTSLADAGLTSEALALPPGEATKCWAQLERSVEWLLAQKVERGDVVVAFGGGVIGDLAGFAAAILRRGVRFVQIPTSLLAQVDSSVGGKTGINSPSGKNLIGAFHQPSLVLADTALLATLPSRDFLAGYGEVVKYGLLGDAAFFDWLEAEGPALAAGDMDARVRAVTRSCQMKADIVQRDETEQGDRALLNLGHTFCHALEAATGYSDRLLHGEGVAIGCALAFELSARMGLCSQEAPSRVRAHLRDMGMKVDIRDIPGDLPDAAGLLALMGQDKKVLDGKLRFILARGIGDAFITSDVPGEAVLSVLEDALGAPSRG